The proteins below are encoded in one region of Podarcis raffonei isolate rPodRaf1 chromosome 8, rPodRaf1.pri, whole genome shotgun sequence:
- the PEX10 gene encoding peroxisome biogenesis factor 10 isoform X1, translating into MSPAAVEAGPARLVRSAQKDELYRGALRSGAGAALGGLAGARIWLEWQKEIELFADIAYFTLTTLSGYQTLGEEYVSIIQVDPSQKRVPSVLRRAVLISLHTVFPYFLDKGLVHLEHELQTEPDEMRTLQSRHLRGLWGRTFLWRWLQKWLSRLTEQQRKTLCQVVHFLRQGIPLLRRLHLAIFYMNGIFYHLSKRMAGITYLRYAGIDGDNQHVRSSYRLLGILSVLHLTLTVGIHAYSFQQRQRARQEWKVHRNLSYPRIQPEEKFLGRSSRCILCLEERRHATATPCGHLFCWECITEWCNTKAECPLCREKFHPQKLIYLQHYR; encoded by the exons ATGTCGCCGGCAGCGGTAGAAGCCGGGCCCGCACGACTCGTTCGGTCCGCCCAGAAGGACGAGCTCTATCGAGGGGCGCTGAGGAGCGGGGCTGGGGCTGCTTTGGGGGGCCTGGCAG GTGCTAGAATTTGGTTGGAGTGGCAGAAGGAAATTGAGCTGTTTGCTGATATAGCATATTTCACACTCACAACCCTTTCAG GTTACCAAACTCTTGGTGAAGAGTATGTCAGTATTATCCAAGTAGACCCATCACAGAAGAGAGTTCCTTCAGTACTTCGACGGGCTGTCCTGATTTCTTTGCACACTGTCTTCCCTTACTTCTTAGACAAAGGATTAGTACACCTGGAACATGAACTTCAGACAGAACCCGATGAGATGAGGACTTTGCAAAGCAGACATTTGCGTGGGTTGTGGGGAAGGACTTTCTTGTGGCGTTGGTTACAGAAATGGCTTAGCAGATTAACAGAGCAGCAGAGGAAGACGCTCTGTCAGGTTGTCCATTTTCTCAGGCAAGGCATTCCACTCCTTCGTAGGCTGCACCTGGCCATCTTCTATATGAATGGCATTTTCTACCACCTATCTAAAAGGATGGCAGGGATCACATAT ctgcgctATGCGGGAATAGATGGAGACAACCAGCATGTTCGGTCAAGTTACAGGCTTCTTGGGATCCTTTCAGTGCTGCACCTGACACTAACAGTTGGTATCCATGCATACAGCTTCCAACAGAGGCAGAGGGCAAGACAAGAATGGAAGGTGCACCGTAACCTCTCCTACCCAAG AATCCAGCCTGAGGAGAAGTTCCTTGGCCGAAGCTCTCGCTGCATTCTGTGCTTAGAAGAACGCCGCCATGCTACAGCCACTCCGTGTGGACACCTCTTCTGCTGGGAATGTATCACTGAGTGGTGCAACACCAAG GCTGAGTGCCCACTGTGCAGAGAGAAATTCCATCCGCAGAAGCTGATTTATCTGCAACACTATCGATAA
- the PEX10 gene encoding peroxisome biogenesis factor 10 isoform X2 has protein sequence MSPAAVEAGPARLVRSAQKDELYRGALRSGAGAALGGLAGARIWLEWQKEIELFADIAYFTLTTLSGYQTLGEEYVSIIQVDPSQKRVPSVLRRAVLISLHTVFPYFLDKGLVHLEHELQTEPDEMRTLQSRHLRGLWGRTFLWRWLQKWLSRLTEQQRKTLCQVVHFLRQGIPLLRRLHLAIFYMNGIFYHLSKRMAGITYLRYAGIDGDNQHVRSSYRLLGILSVLHLTLTVGIHAYSFQQRQRARQEWKVHRNLSYPRTSIGYNPVTKLSFS, from the exons ATGTCGCCGGCAGCGGTAGAAGCCGGGCCCGCACGACTCGTTCGGTCCGCCCAGAAGGACGAGCTCTATCGAGGGGCGCTGAGGAGCGGGGCTGGGGCTGCTTTGGGGGGCCTGGCAG GTGCTAGAATTTGGTTGGAGTGGCAGAAGGAAATTGAGCTGTTTGCTGATATAGCATATTTCACACTCACAACCCTTTCAG GTTACCAAACTCTTGGTGAAGAGTATGTCAGTATTATCCAAGTAGACCCATCACAGAAGAGAGTTCCTTCAGTACTTCGACGGGCTGTCCTGATTTCTTTGCACACTGTCTTCCCTTACTTCTTAGACAAAGGATTAGTACACCTGGAACATGAACTTCAGACAGAACCCGATGAGATGAGGACTTTGCAAAGCAGACATTTGCGTGGGTTGTGGGGAAGGACTTTCTTGTGGCGTTGGTTACAGAAATGGCTTAGCAGATTAACAGAGCAGCAGAGGAAGACGCTCTGTCAGGTTGTCCATTTTCTCAGGCAAGGCATTCCACTCCTTCGTAGGCTGCACCTGGCCATCTTCTATATGAATGGCATTTTCTACCACCTATCTAAAAGGATGGCAGGGATCACATAT ctgcgctATGCGGGAATAGATGGAGACAACCAGCATGTTCGGTCAAGTTACAGGCTTCTTGGGATCCTTTCAGTGCTGCACCTGACACTAACAGTTGGTATCCATGCATACAGCTTCCAACAGAGGCAGAGGGCAAGACAAGAATGGAAGGTGCACCGTAACCTCTCCTACCCAAG gactagcattggctataACCCTGTTACAAAGCTAAGTTTTTCCTGA